DNA from Gemmatimonas sp.:
CGACCACGTTCAAACGTGACGCGCTGGCGGTGACGCCGGATCAGCTGGTCACGCTGATCTACACGTCGGGCACCACGGGCAATCCGAAGGGCGTGATGCTCACGCAGGACAACCTGTACTCGAACGTCATCGCCACGAAGACGACGCTCCACGTGAGCACGAGCGACCTCGCACTCAGCTTCCTGCCGCTCAGTCATATTTTCGAACGTACCGGCGACTACTTCCTGTTCACGAATGGCGTGCGTATCGCGTATGCCGAGTCGATCGACACGGTGCCGGTCAACATGAGCGAAGTGAAGCCGACGATGATGATGTCGGTGCCGCGACTGTACGAGAAGATCTACGCGCGCGTGGTGGAGAACGCGGTGGCGGGCGGCGCGCTGAAGAAGCGCATTTTCTTCTGGGCCAAGAATGTCGGGGAGAAGTGGGCCGACGAAAAGCTGGCCGGCCGCGAACCCGGCGGACTACTGGCGATGCAATACGGGCTCGCACAGAAGCTCGTGTTCTCGAAGCTCAAGGAACGCACCGGCGGGAACCTGCGCTTCTTCGTGTCCGGCGGCGCGCCACTCTCACCCGACATCGCAAAGTTCTTCTATTCGGCGGGGTTGATCATCCTCGAGGGGTACGGCCTCACGGAGACGTCGCCAGTGATTTCGACGAACACTTTCGAGAATTACCGGCTGGGCAGCGTAGGCCGACCGATCCCCGGCGTGGAAGTGATGATCGCCGCCGATGGCGAAATTCTGTCGCGCGGACCACACATCATGCGCGGCTACTACAACAATCCCGAGGCCACGAAGGACGCCATCAATGACGAGGGATGGTTCCACACGGGCGACATCGGCGAACTGACCGACGGCTTCCTGCGCATCACCGACCGCAAGAAGGACATCATCGTGACGGCGGGCGGCAAGAACATCGCGCCGCAGCCGATCGAAAACATGCTGCGCACCAACAAGTACGTGTCGCAGGCCGTGATGATCGGTGATAAGCGCAAGTTCCCCGTCGTGCTCATCGTGCCGAACTGGGATCAGCTCGAGAAGTGGGCCGCTTCGCAGAGCATCGTGTGGACGAGCCGCGCCGAGTTGCTGGCCATGCCGACGATCAACGCGAAGATAGAGAAGGAAGTGAAGACACAGCTGGCCGGCCTCGCGAGCTACGAGACGCCCAAGAAGATCGCGCTGCTCGAGCACGACTTCAGCGTGGAGCGGGGCGAACTCACGCCGACGCTCAAGGTGAAGCGTCGCGTGGTCGACAAAACCTACAAGCCGCTCATCGACCGTTTGTACGAGGAGTAGCCTTACAGCACCGATTCAGGTGCGCGGCGGCGGAGTTCGATCAGGCCGCTGGCGCGCATGGTCGTTTCCGCGACCCACTCCGAGTCATCACGCGCGAGCTCGCGCATGCCGTCGGGGAGCGGCGCATCGGCTGGTGCGACCAGACGGCCGCCTACACGCAGCGCGCGTGACGCGCTCTCGAGAAAGGCGGGGCTGGCGTGGGCGGCATCGACTGCGATCGCGGCCAGCGACTCCACACCGAGCGGCAGGCGATCGGCGACCATGATGCGTGACGCATCCGCGGTATGGATCGCGGGTGCGCTGTTGATCAACAGCTGCGGTGCTGATACAAACGACGCCAGCACGCCGCTGGCGGCCGCGTACCGACCAACCAACGCTACCGGCAACTGGCTCTCGGCCACACCCAACAGCGCCGCCAGTCGCAGCACCATATCGCTCGTATACGGCTCGGCGGGCACCGCGGGCGTATGCGGTGCGAGCGATGGGGGGCTCGTGAAGTACGCCACGCCGTCGTCGATCCGAAACTCCGCGCCACACACTGGACAGGCCAGTTCGGCAACACGCAACGTCGAGCCGCTGGCCTCGAGGACCATGGCCACCAGCCAGCTTTCTTCGTGGGTGCCGGGACAGCGCAGGGCATCGAGCAGATCGCGTTGCATACCGGAAACTAGCGAAGAAGTGGTTGCTGGTCCGACGCGGGCACGGTCGCTGTGGCCGGCTTGAGATACCGGTCGTACCATCCGGTGAGACGATTGTGCCAGTCGGTAAACTCGGCAGCATTGGTCATGGGAATGCCGTGTCCGCCGTTCGTGTAGTTCACCCACTCCACCGGCTTCCCGAGCCGACGCAGCGCGAAATACATCTCGCGTGTGTTGATCGCCGGCACATTGTGGTCTTCTCCGCCCGTGACAAGCAGCAGCGGCGTCTTGATCCGGTCGGCGAACATCACGGCACTGTGCTGTACGTACTTCTGCGGCTGCTCCCACATCGTGGCGCCGATGCGATCCTGCGTCTTCTCGGCCGCGTTGATGTTGCGCACACCGAGCCGAGGCGAGTCGGTGTAGAAGGACACCAGATCGACCTTGCCCGAAATATTGATCGCCGCCTTGAAGCGATTGGTCTGCGTGATGAGCAGGTTGGTGGCGTAACCACCGTAGCTCGTGCCGTGCACGCCCAGCTTACTGCTATCAGCCACACCCATTTCGATGAGCTTGTTGGCGCTCGCCGTGACGCCCTTCAGCCACGCTTCGCCAGGATAGCCGGTCTCGAACGTGACCGACGGTTTCATCACGGCGTAGCCCCGACTCGCCAGCAGCATCGTGGTGGCATCGAAGCTGTCGTCGAAGAAGTCTTCGTACACACTGAACACGGTGGGGAGGGCGCGCCCGACGCCAGCGGGCAGCGTGAGCACGCCGAACTGCGCTCGGCCGTCCGCGTCGAGGTACTCCACCAGCTGCGTGGTGGGCAGCGCGCGTGAGGCCAACTGGGGATTCGACTCAATGACGCGCTTCGGTCTGAACATCACGGCATCACCAAGCCAGAGGTCCGGCGGACGGCCGTTCTCGCCGATGGTGACGGCCACACGCGCACCATCCGGGCTCAGCTTCGGCGCGCCGTACAATCGACCGTCGCTTACGAGGGTTTCCGTGCGGTT
Protein-coding regions in this window:
- a CDS encoding long-chain fatty acid--CoA ligase — protein: MTSVTADSHPALNVTMNGLPASSRYASGGPRPPHGTINALFFDAVERFDRVDALSTKVRGVWEPMSHRTIMDRVRRTALGLAEMGIVAQDRVAILSENRPEWLIADFACICSAITDVPIYPTLPADQLPYLLNNSGARAIFVSNADQARKVASIRSEVPGLQWIIGFAATTADGCDLTLADIEAKGAAVDNAERATTFKRDALAVTPDQLVTLIYTSGTTGNPKGVMLTQDNLYSNVIATKTTLHVSTSDLALSFLPLSHIFERTGDYFLFTNGVRIAYAESIDTVPVNMSEVKPTMMMSVPRLYEKIYARVVENAVAGGALKKRIFFWAKNVGEKWADEKLAGREPGGLLAMQYGLAQKLVFSKLKERTGGNLRFFVSGGAPLSPDIAKFFYSAGLIILEGYGLTETSPVISTNTFENYRLGSVGRPIPGVEVMIAADGEILSRGPHIMRGYYNNPEATKDAINDEGWFHTGDIGELTDGFLRITDRKKDIIVTAGGKNIAPQPIENMLRTNKYVSQAVMIGDKRKFPVVLIVPNWDQLEKWAASQSIVWTSRAELLAMPTINAKIEKEVKTQLAGLASYETPKKIALLEHDFSVERGELTPTLKVKRRVVDKTYKPLIDRLYEE